Part of the Denticeps clupeoides chromosome 3, fDenClu1.1, whole genome shotgun sequence genome, GCTTGGCAGCACATGCAGGTGGGGTTGACGGATTTCGGGGGGATAAGGTCCAGGTCCTCATCGTCGGGGATTTCGTCAAGCCTATAGCCATCCTTCAGCAGCTGGATGTTCAAGTCCTGGTTTATCTGCTGCAGGGGGCAGAAGGAGAAGATAAAATAAATCAGATAATAATTGTAAACATAACTGCCAATAAGTGCATACTTCATGCCAAGCATGAGGCTTCTTTGCTACTGTAAGGTCAAATGAGTCCACAGATTTACATGAacaaatattaaacatatttaataatttttgaGCATCTGATGCGCTGACAAAGTTTTAAATCATCAAAAATGAGCAAGTGGCATGCATTTTGGGCGATTACACACCAAAAACAACAGTTGGTGTATCTTCAGGTTATAGATAACTTGATTATATACATAAACCCTGAAGATGCAGAGGACCAAAGCACTGTGCTTAGTGTCAGCACTTGATGACCGGTATAGATTTTGCAAGTGTTTTTTAGGTTGTAGTATAATACAGGAGGTGTACAGGTTTTTCTATATTATTACAGTGATATAGAAAAAGTCTATAGCTAGAGGGACAGATATGGTGAGGTCACTGGATGTTATTGGAGATACAGATGGATGGGCTGGTCAACAAGTAGCTGTTTTTTAGACATCTTACCTCTGCTGAGGAGTAGCCAGAAGAGGAATATCTGGACATATCAAAGTCATCATCACTGAAAAAGATAAAAAGGCGGTTAGGCATTTATTACGGTGGATATGTGTATCAAACAAattatctatatatacacacatcaaTATGAATGCCTAAACAAATTAGAAGaaaaatatagatatagatTTGAAAAAATTAATACGGTTGTCCATCATACACAGGATGATATTGACCCCTTGACCTGTGcttaaacattaattaaaaaccATCATGTCTGGTGATAGAGACCTGCACCAACAAATTAGTCTATGAAATCCATGAGGACAGGAATGCCATTCATGACATTCATAAGAGTCTATGTGAATGTGTGATCAAATAAATGTGATCGAGCTTGTTTCTGCAGTAGTAGAGATGAGATTCCCAttaaactgaaaacatttaTCATTAGCAGACCAATAAAATACAATCCAGAATCATCTACTATTTCCTACAGTAattttaaatacacaaaaaggCTATGGAGACCATGAAAGAGGCTTTTTGAAGACTAATAttagaaacattttaatgttttgtcaAACAAAATAAACTATTGTGAGACAGTTCGATATTTTTGTCCATTTCAGAAAACGAAattcatatattatataaattaaaaatcacacagagTGAATTTATTAAAGCCTTTATTTCTTGTAATTCTATATTTCTTGAAAAGttcaatatttaaaactaaTCCAATGAGCACTTACCCTAATGAGCTAACTAACTCAAAAAAGGCCACATCCCACAACAtcattttatatagatctactattatgaagtgaaagtgaaggtaacacagcacacggtgacacaacaaaatgtgctctgcttttaaccatcacccttggtgagcagggtgatggttaaaagcattaccatgacaggtgcccaggagcagtgtgtgggaacagtgctttgctcagtggcaccttggcggatctggattcgaaccggcaacattctgattacgggggcacttcctttaccgctaggccaccactgccccatttgtcCCGGCAATAaaaagcactgataacacaaaaactacaacttacaatgcagtgcttcaggACCCTGCCAAAtgcaatcccataatgcaatgcgcACTTTGTTGACAAACTAAGTTCACATGGCAATTTTCCAATGATGTGGAAAATGCTCCTGTACAGAATCAGATGGAGCTGATTTAGCTGCCGTGTAAAGATCGaattcggcaaggcaactgaagcactgaattatgggatctgtagtttgtgcattatcagcacttcatattACAGTAGATCTATATAAAACGATCTTGCGGGATGTAACACCAGTGCTCTAAATGGTATCTCAGTCTGTGGCAGTAGGCTACACAAACATGGGGTAGACTGCTGACTTTACATATGTCCAGAAGACAGTCATTGACAAAGTGTGGTAGGAAGCGGTGCATCAGCAATGAATGAAAAGCAGCCAACAATGTGAGCAACATTGAAAACATTCCCTTTGTTTAAGAAAAGTGACGCAATgctgtgaaatgctgtcatcactgCTGTGAAGAGACATATTAAACACgtttacactttttttgtttattacataacctcatgcaTGTAATTTCATCATTTTAAGTCATCGGCTTTATTCGACAATGTAAAAAAGCAAGAGATGGGGCTTTATGCTTTGCCCTTGCAAACTTGTGCcggtttgtgtctgtgtccttGCTCTTCTGGGCATATCAAATACACTCACAAAGTCAGAAATTCAGGGAATATCATTAACATTAAGTGACCATTCACTGGACCTCACTGGGGAGTCTAAAAATGTTGCTTATTGTTATTACCTGAGAGCAGTATAAAAGagagttagtgtgtgtgttgtgcaattatattacattatatatgttatacatgttttaatagtgtgtgtgtgtgtatagaagaGAATTACAGACACTCAGCTCCAGTTGGAATAAAGGCATCTTGATTCTTTGTGTGCTATGTGAGTACCACTGGTCCTCCTGAGCCTCTCATTTACATGCAAATCTCAGCGTCCTTCAGTGGGCCCTGTAGACACTGATTATTTCTGCCTTTTCGGATCAGCACATTTTCCCTGTTCCAGTCGAGTGTATACGTCCATCTTAGCCAAGGCTATGGCTGATAATTATAATGACAAGATTATCCCTGACCAAATGAACCAGACTTTTATGTACCCTAGCCTCCCACACCATGGaaaaaaacctgcagaaacataaaaaaaatctattttaggCACAAAAAGTGTGCACAGCCCTGTTAAAATTTTATTCAATAGAAAAACAGCATTTGGTCATGTGCATGCCTTTGAGGGCCAGAGGAAACTGGAGACCCAAAGGAAACCCGGGCCAACATGtgaagagcatgcaaactcagaTTCGCATTGCCAACATCAGATCCGCATTGCCATGAGGCCCCATAGCAAATATTAAACTGagaaaaagacacacatttcCTTAAATTTATGTTTATAAgagtttttatatttaaaaaaataacttagGTACCTATCTGTATCCAGTGCTACCAGTGGTTTCTCATCTGGACACTGGTCTAACGACGAGTAACCTTTGTTGGGTACGACCAGCctacagagaaaaagagagacatGTTTATTAAGTGTCATAATAAACAGCATTTTCTATTGGGTGCATAAAGAATGTGTTTATACCTGTCTGACACTAATCAGACCTCAAGTGTAGGTTAAAACTAAATTTAATTTAGCAAATCAGTTTATATTCTCCGATTAATGTATAACGAAGCCGagaattctggaaaaaaaaagcccacacaCAACTGTAATTACACTGATTTCAAGGTCACAGTGATTATAAGGACTCAGAGTCCAATCTCAccagatgtgatttttttgcTGTATCTCACTAATTACTTTACTAATTAATAATTACTAattattaatttcataaaaaaaaatctgcatatgCACCAATCCTGAGGTATTGTTTGCGTGTGTGCATTAGTGTGAAACTCTATGcaaaagttttttgttttttaaataaataaataatggccAACAGCCTGTGATAGCATGATTAAATCACATGTTTTGTAGtacttgtgttttgtttttggaaaTGTGTCTTGGAACAAATATCTAtatcgaaaaaaaaatactttttttaatatacatgtaACATTGTGGTTTTGATTTCTGAACAGAAAGCTGCATTGTGCACTATAAACACTAACATGTGGAAGTTCTCAGGGAATCCTAATACAAATGTCCCTCATGAATTTATAAGGACACATTCATGTAGCATTAATGTAACATAACAAGATGCACAACAGAAATTTTCCAATGAAACCATAAACTGACAGCACTACTGAACCTCAGTCATTTCTCATTCTCCTTCATCACATTCCTGTAGTTGTAAGTAAAAGGAAAGGCATTTTGGGGCGAATATCCCATGGGTCCCACTGAATCtctgtatagatttttttaaacaaaatgatGTACTAAGGTTTCCAGGTTAAAATGCAttcgtgcatttgtgtgtccGAACTGCCAGTCTGTTCCAGATGACTCTTTAATCTTCACACTGTAAACGGCCTGTAATGTACAGGCTTCTGTTAGCACAGAGGGCCTTTCCCGGTCGGTTAATCTACCCAGGGTTAAGCACTAAGGCCCAGGGACTGGGATTAAGGACCAGGATCAATTCTAAGGCCTCTGGTGCTGACTCACTTTAATTAAGATGACCAAAAGCAGGGTTTAATTTAAGGGTTTAAAAGTGTCTGCAGGCATCAATCAACCCAAATTGCTGGAGTTATGAAAGTTGTTCATATTATCCACCAGCACATCCACCCCAGTAAGGACTTTCTGAGAAAAGAGCAGCTCTTTTAATCACCAGTGTTTGACCTTTAAGACAGAATTTTTATTCCTCCTGTGCAGGAGCGTATTATTCGCATCTGTTAGACTAACCGCGTTCTGGACATCACATTATTCTTCTTGGGTTGCTGGTTGACTGGACTTCCCACAGTCCCATTCTTCACTGAGCCTTTTCTGGCCAGCTCCCTCTGTTTCTCtagaggaaaaaggaaaaaaaaaatgacactctGAATAACACTTTCCAAACATATTGAAGGGAGGACCAGACCCAGGTCCATGTGAGAGATGATGAGTTGAGGCACCGGTCCATGACCCCTATTCCACCACgtgaatttaaaatgtagatGTTTACCAAGAAAGACAGTCAAAAGTCTatatttgttgtatttgttaCTTTTTGCAAACCTAAAAAAGAAGCAAAACTCATTTTATGAAGAGAAGCTGTGTAAGTGGGACACACTCACCAATCTTGACCTGTAAGGGGGAAGGCTTGTAATTCATGGCCACGCCCTCCCCATCTCTCGTCTCTGTGTCTGCCTCGCAGGTGGCAGTAGCAGTCGGGTCCTGAAGACAGAAGAGAAACAACACAAACCCAAGATGGTCAAAAACAGCCTTCAAACGCACAAGCAACAAGGCAATGAACAGCCGTATGAATCTCTGAAGCCTTTGACACCCAGAGGAACGTACAGTGTGCGGTTCTCCCTCCTTGGAGTGTCGGTTACAGGAGCAGATGGGGACAGATACTGTGTGACATTTCACAGGCGCAGAACTAGTCGCCTGTTGTTCTCTCTGTGACAAAGAGGCCCTGAGCTGCTCTCACAGACACTGAGGTTAATTTAGTTCCCTAATTTCTTATTTGTTcaattatttattcaatatgattttttttatactgattaaacaaaaaaaaaaaaaagaaattgattCCTTTTGTGGCTAAATATTTGTTGTGTTATGAGTTATGGTGCGTTTTGTGAAACGAGAATAGCCCACATGAAAACGGGTAGATTGGTCAGTGCTGGGACAAACATTCCCCAGCATGGCTGTCCTACATGAACCAGTGCCAGTATGGGTTGCCGTGGCGATCTGGTGTTGCGCTTTGGGCTTCTCGTGACATCATGGGGGTGTCGTGAGGAGAACAGTGTATCTCTGTTTGAATGTGTCAGTGTGCTAAGTGGGTCTCACTAGAGGTTTCAAAGCAAAAACCCATAGGTtttactctctcacacacacacacacacacacacacacacacacacacacacacacacacacacacacacacacacacacacacacacacacttaattatGAGTCCTATTTAAAAAAGGGTGGTGTAACAGCTGAAAACACAGTCAACAAATTCTCTGTGGCAACGAGCCTTAACCACTTCATAGTGACTATGCCAGAGTTGGGTGGGGGAGGAAGAAGTGGAGCCTGTCCTACTCAGAGAGCACGATGACATACAGCCTGTGCAAGGACTGAGCAGCCATTGTTTGATGAGTAGTGAGTGAAtaacccttgtgtgtgtgtgtatgtgtgtctgctgtTACTAACCAGCTAATCGCCTTCGTATCAGGGCCTTGATGGGCCAGGTAGTTCAGCGAGGCCAGAAATAGGACCATGATCCATGACAAAGTCCTATACTGGCATCACAGGGAGCCATTTAGATGTATTTGGGAATTTCAAATGTGCATCGGCAAATAAGCGTACTGAATATGATCTTGATTGAAATGTACTGAGAAAAATAATAGCACCCAGACTGTGTTCAGTCTCTCTAGTGTATACTTATATGTGCTGAAGGTCAtttctaacaaaaaaaataatagataTGACCCAATCTCTACAACAGCACGACAAGATTGCAGCTATAATTATTTTCTGACTGAATCATTtactaaaacacacagaaatgccTCTACTTTGATGAATAGCATGGCTGCAGTCACCTGCTGGCCGTTTTCGCTGGAGAACACACGAGTGAATGAGACAGGTGAAAGATACAGGATAGGCTGAGACCCATTTAACCCTGCAGTCACACTCAGACCaaaagcagaagacacgtttAATAGAAAGGCATGTTTCCTGGTAGATCaagagcgagacagagagaggtcaGATTGGGCCAGAGCATGTGACAAAATATGCCTTAACCACTTAACCGCATTGGAGTAACAGATGTAGAGGGCTAGAGCAAATTTCCACATACTTTCTCCAGCTTTCCACCTTCACGGTGTCATAGTAAGATGATACGGTTGAATTAAATTGTTATAATCAAACATGATCAATtgctcctccatcttggtttcagagctCACTTTGATTATTTGTTTCTATTGGACCCGTGTCAATGCGTCACAGTGAGCAGAGAtcaaattcaaagcaaattcagtgcaaaataattattaaggCACACAGAAAGTGGTTTTAATAAGGATTTAAAGGTCCCTGATTATCTCACTTtgtgaggttatttaacattattacgagtttccctagcctgtctatggtcctgatgtaaaaatgagcacaagtattttttagttctgtcacaggaaactctgaagaaccagtgggctaattaatttttttttttttcctggaaaaatgcaaaacaaacagTTTGCATCAAACATTTTTGTTGGTGAACAGTGTTCATGCCGTCATTTCCAACTTCTACAGGCCGTCTGCTTCTTGTCCCgcatctctcctcctcattaacgaTTAAAAgctacacacagtgaaatgatgcgtcctgggaaatctcattgtgggactggaacaaagtggctgtaattctgcaccaaggctgaattttggaaagagacctCAGATACAGTATTGGGACTGATCATGGGACTGTGAAGTGTAAATGTgggaaatattaataatcactGATTATCTCAGCACACAATTTTCTGATCAGTATCTTAAAAGTGAGCAGTACCTACAGCAAAACTTGTATTCATGATTATTTACAGTGTTATATAGGCTACAAGTCCCAAGATGGGTCAGACATGGTTGTGATGTACGTTTAAAAATCTACTAAAAGATTTTAGTAGTGTTTCCATGCTATTCATTATTACCAAATGCCAttctcattttgcacattttatttgtgcacTATAGTCACAATTTGTCTACTTCAAACTCTTGGGTAAGTGTCTTATTCTCAGTAATCTGGGTAACTGAGTACAGTATTCTGCTGTCCACACAAATATGCTTGAACTACTGGCATTGGTCGTTTTAAAAGGAATAAGTGATGTAACCAAACTGCTGAGTACTCCATCTTGAGCACATCTTGAGACATATTCCCTGTTATACCAAGTCAAGTTGGcaaatgtttataaaaaaaaaaaaaaaaaaaaaaaaaaaaaaacacacacacacacacacaaacacaaacaccatcTTGAAAAACATAATTTCACGTTTGCGATTGAATCAGACAATGATGTGAAGTCAGATAAACCCACGCAGCTCGACATCCTTGGGAAAAGCTGCTACAGCGTGAGCGCCCACTTTTAA contains:
- the fam219aa gene encoding protein FAM219A, with amino-acid sequence MMEEMDRFHVPPVNPETQPLDPTATATCEADTETRDGEGVAMNYKPSPLQVKIEKQRELARKGSVKNGTVGSPVNQQPKKNNVMSRTRLVVPNKGYSSLDQCPDEKPLVALDTDSDDDFDMSRYSSSGYSSAEQINQDLNIQLLKDGYRLDEIPDDEDLDLIPPKSVNPTCMCCQATSSTACQIQ